A DNA window from Moorella thermoacetica contains the following coding sequences:
- the carA gene encoding glutamine-hydrolyzing carbamoyl-phosphate synthase small subunit — MRGFLVLEDGTVYSGEAFGYPGRSHGEVVFNTSMTGYQEILTDPSYCGQIVALTYPLIGNYGINDEDLESDGPRVAGFVVHEACPRPSNWRSTGSLDHYLRENRIPALQGVDTRALTRHLRRRGTMRGILATGEMDLEEIKALAATRPALSGAKLVPAVTNAKPYTVEGGPRRVVLYNFGVKENIIRWLRREGCTVTVMPARSTAAAILALNPEGVVVSNGPGDPKDVPYGVATVRELLGRVPLMGICLGHQLLALALGGDTYKLPFGHRGGNHPVKDLSTGRVYITSQNHGYAVRADSLPTGAVVSHINLNDGMVEGLRHRELPAFSVQYHPESSPGPTDSEYLFHEFIRLVDEHRGQ, encoded by the coding sequence GTGCGCGGGTTTTTGGTGCTGGAGGACGGAACGGTATATAGCGGCGAGGCCTTTGGTTACCCCGGCCGCTCTCACGGGGAGGTCGTTTTCAATACCAGCATGACCGGTTATCAAGAGATCCTGACCGACCCCTCCTATTGCGGCCAGATTGTAGCCCTGACCTACCCCCTGATCGGCAACTACGGCATTAACGATGAGGATCTCGAGTCGGATGGCCCCCGGGTAGCCGGCTTCGTCGTCCATGAAGCCTGCCCGCGGCCCAGCAACTGGCGGTCAACGGGTAGCCTTGATCATTACCTCCGGGAAAACCGCATCCCGGCCCTGCAAGGGGTGGATACCCGCGCCCTCACAAGGCACCTGCGCCGACGGGGCACCATGCGGGGCATCCTGGCCACGGGCGAGATGGATTTGGAGGAAATCAAGGCCCTGGCCGCTACCCGGCCGGCCCTGAGCGGCGCCAAACTGGTACCGGCGGTTACCAATGCCAAGCCGTATACCGTCGAGGGAGGGCCGCGCCGGGTAGTTCTCTATAATTTCGGCGTCAAGGAGAATATCATCCGCTGGCTGCGCCGGGAGGGATGCACCGTTACCGTCATGCCGGCCCGAAGTACAGCAGCCGCTATTCTGGCCCTCAACCCCGAAGGGGTGGTCGTTTCCAATGGCCCGGGCGACCCCAAGGACGTTCCCTACGGTGTGGCCACCGTCCGGGAACTACTGGGCCGGGTACCACTGATGGGCATTTGCCTGGGCCACCAGCTCCTGGCTCTGGCCCTGGGAGGCGATACCTACAAACTCCCCTTCGGCCACCGCGGCGGCAACCACCCGGTTAAGGATTTAAGCACCGGTCGGGTCTATATTACCTCCCAGAACCATGGTTACGCCGTCCGGGCTGACTCCCTGCCGACAGGGGCGGTCGTCTCCCATATCAACCTCAACGACGGCATGGTGGAAGGCCTGCGCCATCGGGAGTTGCCCGCCTTCTCCGTGCAGTATCACCCCGAATCCTCGCCGGGACCGACGGATTCCGAGTACCTCTTCCACGAATTTATCAGGCTGGTAGACGAACACCGGGGGCAATAA
- a CDS encoding dihydroorotase: MAILIKGGRVIDPARNLDGRQDILIEGEKITTLAANLEAPAGARVIDAGGMIVTPGLIDMHVHLREPGYEQKETIASGTRAAAAGGFTAVACMANTNPVADSASVIYFIKEKARQEGVVRVYPVGALSKGLEGKEIAEIGDLAAAGAVAISDDGRPVMNALVMRHALEYAKMFNLPVISHCEDEALANDGLMHEGLVATILGLRGIPAAAEEVMVARDLILAELTGGRLHLAHVSTAGSVRLLKEARARGVRVTAEATPHHLCLTDMLVQSYDTSTKVNPPLRPAGDVAAVAAALAAGDIDVIASDHAPHADEDKDVEYDYAPFGMVGLETAVPLVVTELILPGKLTWQQAIKSWTANPARILNIPGGSLVPGGVADVTIIDPDMEKEVDVNEFYSRGHNSPLQGRKLKGWPVLTIVGGRVVMENGKIIEE, translated from the coding sequence ATGGCGATTTTAATAAAAGGCGGGCGGGTTATTGACCCGGCTCGAAACCTGGATGGACGGCAGGACATACTCATCGAAGGCGAGAAAATAACTACCTTGGCAGCCAATCTCGAGGCCCCGGCCGGAGCGCGGGTCATCGACGCGGGAGGCATGATTGTCACCCCCGGCCTTATTGATATGCATGTGCACCTGCGCGAACCGGGCTACGAGCAGAAGGAGACCATCGCCAGCGGCACCCGGGCGGCGGCTGCCGGCGGCTTTACGGCCGTGGCCTGCATGGCCAATACCAACCCGGTGGCCGACAGCGCCAGTGTTATCTACTTTATCAAAGAAAAGGCTCGGCAGGAGGGGGTAGTCCGGGTTTACCCGGTGGGCGCCCTTTCCAAAGGCCTGGAAGGTAAAGAAATCGCCGAGATCGGCGACCTGGCGGCAGCCGGGGCGGTAGCCATCTCCGACGACGGCCGCCCGGTCATGAACGCCCTGGTCATGCGCCATGCCCTGGAGTACGCCAAAATGTTCAACCTGCCGGTAATCAGCCACTGCGAAGACGAAGCCCTGGCCAACGACGGCCTGATGCATGAAGGCCTGGTGGCCACCATCCTGGGCCTCAGGGGCATCCCGGCGGCAGCCGAGGAGGTCATGGTGGCCCGGGATCTCATCCTGGCGGAATTGACCGGGGGAAGGCTGCACCTGGCCCATGTCAGCACGGCCGGGTCCGTCCGCCTCCTTAAGGAGGCCCGGGCCCGGGGGGTCAGGGTAACGGCCGAAGCCACGCCCCACCACCTCTGCCTAACGGACATGCTGGTCCAGAGTTACGATACCAGCACTAAAGTTAACCCGCCCCTGCGACCGGCCGGCGATGTGGCGGCAGTGGCGGCGGCCCTGGCGGCCGGCGACATCGACGTCATTGCCTCCGATCACGCCCCCCACGCCGACGAGGATAAGGACGTGGAATACGATTATGCACCCTTCGGCATGGTCGGCCTGGAAACAGCCGTGCCCCTGGTGGTGACGGAACTGATCCTACCCGGCAAATTAACCTGGCAACAGGCCATCAAGTCCTGGACGGCAAACCCGGCCCGGATTCTCAACATACCCGGCGGCAGCCTGGTCCCGGGCGGGGTGGCCGACGTGACCATAATCGACCCCGACATGGAGAAGGAAGTCGATGTCAACGAGTTCTATTCCCGAGGCCACAACTCGCCCCTGCAGGGCCGGAAGCTCAAAGGCTGGCCGGTATTGACCATTGTAGGCGGCCGGGTAGTGATGGAGAATGGGAAGATCATTGAGGAATGA